The following proteins are encoded in a genomic region of Tenacibaculum sp. 190524A05c:
- a CDS encoding VOC family protein, protein MKKGKVTGIGGVFFKTEDVNATKDWYQKHLGFNTDDWGCTFWWKDNDDKKASTQWSPFKKDTNHFLPSKKDFMVNYRVENLKELLEQLKTEGVTILGDVEEYSYGKFAWIVDLDGNKIELWEPIDEAFL, encoded by the coding sequence ATGAAAAAAGGTAAGGTAACAGGTATTGGAGGAGTATTTTTTAAAACTGAAGATGTAAACGCAACTAAAGATTGGTATCAAAAACATTTAGGTTTTAATACTGACGATTGGGGATGCACATTTTGGTGGAAAGATAATGATGATAAAAAAGCTTCTACACAATGGAGTCCGTTTAAGAAAGATACAAATCACTTTCTTCCTTCAAAAAAGGACTTTATGGTAAATTATAGAGTTGAAAACTTAAAAGAATTATTAGAACAACTCAAAACTGAAGGTGTAACTATTCTTGGCGATGTTGAAGAATATAGCTACGGTAAATTTGCATGGATTGTAGATTTAGATGGAAATAAAATAGAGTTATGGGAACCTATTGATGAAGCTTTTCTATAA
- the yiaA gene encoding inner membrane protein YiaA → MDYQTTVSNKEATTKKEKRKKNTIYDQKPTPAFVGASWASLFVGTIAFCIGLWNADMLLNEKGYYFTILLFGLFSVISVQKAVRDKLEGIEVTQMYYSISWATTVISIVLLIIGLWNADLELSEKGFYGISFMLSIYAAIAVQKNTRDIAYIERNQKEKDLF, encoded by the coding sequence ATGGATTATCAAACAACAGTTTCAAACAAAGAAGCTACAACCAAAAAAGAAAAAAGAAAAAAGAACACTATTTATGATCAAAAACCAACACCTGCATTTGTTGGAGCATCATGGGCTAGTTTATTCGTGGGAACAATTGCTTTTTGTATCGGTTTATGGAATGCTGATATGTTATTAAATGAAAAAGGATACTATTTCACCATTTTATTATTCGGGTTATTCTCGGTTATTTCTGTTCAAAAAGCAGTAAGAGATAAACTTGAAGGAATTGAGGTAACTCAAATGTATTATAGCATTAGTTGGGCTACAACTGTTATTTCTATTGTTCTGCTAATTATAGGATTATGGAATGCTGATTTAGAATTGAGTGAAAAAGGATTTTACGGAATATCATTTATGTTAAGTATATATGCTGCTATTGCTGTTCAAAAGAACACTAGAGATATTGCTTATATCGAAAGAAATCAAAAGGAGAAGGATTTGTTTTGA
- a CDS encoding 2-hydroxyacid dehydrogenase: MKVLHLDTNHPLLINQFEDLGFTNHEDYTSSKDEIEEKIHEYDGIVIRSRFTIDQQFLDKATNLKFIGRVGAGLENIDCYYAQQKSIELVSAPEGNRNAVGEHALGMLLSLFNKLNKADKEVRQGKWLREDNRGIELDGKTVGLIGYGNMGKAFAKKLRGFDVEVLCYDIKPNVGDQNCKQVSLEELQEKAEVLSLHTPQTKLTMNMVNESFINGFKKPFWLINTARGKSVVTKDLVAAIEAEKVLGAGLDVLEYEKKSFENLFTDSEMPDAFQYLINSENVLLSPHVAGWTIESKEKLAQTIVDKVKKKFC; this comes from the coding sequence ATGAAAGTTTTACATCTCGACACCAATCATCCTTTACTAATTAATCAATTCGAAGATTTAGGTTTTACAAATCATGAAGACTATACTTCTTCTAAAGATGAAATAGAAGAAAAAATTCATGAATACGATGGAATTGTAATTAGAAGTAGATTTACAATTGATCAACAGTTTTTGGATAAAGCAACAAACTTGAAGTTTATTGGTCGTGTTGGTGCTGGACTTGAAAATATTGATTGTTATTATGCACAACAAAAAAGTATTGAATTAGTTTCGGCTCCTGAAGGAAATAGAAATGCAGTTGGTGAACATGCTTTAGGAATGTTACTTTCATTATTCAATAAACTAAATAAGGCTGATAAAGAAGTCCGACAAGGAAAATGGTTACGAGAAGATAATCGTGGAATTGAACTAGACGGTAAAACGGTTGGTTTAATCGGTTATGGAAATATGGGGAAAGCCTTTGCTAAAAAACTTAGAGGTTTTGATGTTGAGGTTCTGTGTTACGATATAAAACCAAATGTTGGCGATCAAAATTGTAAACAAGTTTCGTTGGAAGAACTTCAAGAAAAAGCTGAGGTATTGAGTCTTCATACTCCACAAACAAAATTAACTATGAATATGGTTAACGAATCATTTATTAATGGCTTTAAAAAACCATTTTGGTTAATCAATACTGCAAGAGGAAAATCTGTTGTCACAAAAGATTTGGTTGCTGCTATTGAAGCTGAAAAAGTTTTAGGCGCAGGTTTAGATGTTTTGGAGTACGAGAAAAAGTCGTTTGAAAATCTTTTTACAGATTCAGAAATGCCTGATGCTTTTCAATATTTAATCAATTCAGAAAATGTTTTACTATCTCCTCATGTGGCAGGATGGACTATAGAAAGTAAAGAAAAACTAGCGCAAACAATTGTTGACAAAGTCAAGAAGAAATTCTGTTAG
- a CDS encoding DUF4231 domain-containing protein, with protein sequence MKETNEELREKIAFLQEEIDKQIKSFTEKRNNNRHKARNFHVIVTIASAVSTIILGFDFAGFNALSFMNDHTKNIALIISSFITVISTYNTFFDHKSLWVNYTNTRNRLYDLKFEINYYLKGKEDIDPEKIEKFKERYREILHMLNEKWSKLRG encoded by the coding sequence ATGAAAGAAACAAATGAAGAGCTTAGAGAGAAAATTGCATTTCTACAAGAAGAAATTGACAAACAAATTAAAAGCTTTACAGAAAAAAGGAACAATAACAGACACAAAGCCAGAAACTTTCATGTAATCGTAACTATTGCTAGTGCTGTGAGTACAATTATATTAGGTTTTGATTTTGCTGGCTTTAACGCTTTGTCTTTTATGAATGATCATACCAAAAATATTGCGTTAATTATTTCTTCTTTCATCACTGTTATAAGTACTTATAACACTTTTTTCGATCATAAGAGTTTGTGGGTGAATTATACAAACACGCGTAATAGACTGTATGATTTGAAGTTCGAAATCAACTATTACTTGAAAGGAAAAGAAGATATTGATCCTGAAAAGATTGAAAAATTTAAGGAAAGATACCGCGAAATTCTTCATATGTTAAATGAAAAATGGTCTAAACTAAGAGGTTAA
- a CDS encoding flagellar motor protein MotB, translated as MRKTVILLSSLALVMSSCVSKKKYAELEQQYQDTKGNLQKTTLEKQQLEAKFAKIEKRVENYNEKINSLKDYNASLEEENSVKLDMIGNTAVISNSMKEKMRATLKNVDPAELANAKTLKDSMDVAIAYNLKKSINTSDLENSDDVNIDIDQTVVMISVSDKLLFNTASYKVKKKAYKLIEQLANVINSEPSMDVMIEGHTDSRTINNAVVQDNWDLSVKRATSIVRLLEKKYKVESNRLIAAGRGSSVPLVENSTAKNRARNRRTRIVILPNLDKFFGLMAEEQTLNP; from the coding sequence ATGAGAAAAACCGTAATCCTCCTAAGTTCATTGGCTCTTGTTATGAGTTCATGTGTGTCTAAAAAAAAGTACGCTGAATTAGAGCAACAATATCAAGACACCAAGGGAAATCTTCAAAAAACGACATTAGAGAAACAACAATTAGAAGCAAAGTTTGCTAAAATTGAAAAACGCGTAGAGAATTATAATGAGAAGATCAATTCATTAAAAGATTATAATGCTTCATTAGAAGAAGAGAATAGTGTGAAATTAGATATGATTGGAAATACAGCAGTTATTTCTAATTCTATGAAAGAGAAAATGAGAGCAACATTAAAAAATGTAGATCCAGCTGAATTGGCAAATGCTAAAACATTAAAAGATTCAATGGATGTTGCAATAGCTTACAACTTAAAGAAGTCTATTAATACTTCGGATTTAGAGAACTCTGATGATGTAAATATTGATATTGATCAAACCGTTGTGATGATTTCAGTATCAGATAAATTATTATTTAATACTGCGAGTTATAAAGTTAAGAAAAAAGCCTATAAACTAATAGAGCAATTAGCGAACGTAATTAACTCTGAGCCAAGTATGGATGTAATGATTGAAGGTCATACAGATTCTAGAACTATTAACAATGCTGTAGTTCAAGACAACTGGGATTTAAGCGTAAAGAGAGCAACGTCTATCGTTAGATTATTAGAGAAAAAATATAAAGTAGAATCAAATAGATTGATTGCTGCTGGTAGAGGTAGTTCTGTACCTTTAGTTGAAAATAGTACTGCGAAAAATAGAGCAAGAAATCGTAGAACAAGAATTGTAATTCTTCCAAACCTAGATAAATTCTTTGGTTTGATGGCAGAAGAACAAACACTTAACCCTTAA
- a CDS encoding DUF1801 domain-containing protein has protein sequence MKYEASTPEEYISQIPEDRQPVVEKIRAIIKENLPEGFEEGITYNMLGYYVPHSIYPDGYHCDPKQPLPFMNVASQKNSVNLYHSGIYANPEIHDWFVNEYPKHSKRKLDMGKSCVRFKKMDDIPYELIAELCTKITVEDWINTYETNVKKK, from the coding sequence ATGAAATACGAAGCATCTACACCAGAAGAATATATTAGTCAGATACCAGAAGACAGACAGCCTGTAGTTGAAAAAATTAGAGCGATTATAAAGGAAAATCTTCCCGAAGGTTTTGAAGAAGGAATAACTTATAACATGTTGGGGTATTATGTTCCGCATTCGATTTATCCAGATGGTTATCATTGCGATCCAAAGCAACCATTACCGTTTATGAATGTCGCTTCACAAAAGAACTCTGTGAATTTATATCATAGTGGAATTTATGCAAACCCAGAAATTCATGATTGGTTTGTAAATGAATACCCAAAGCACAGCAAACGAAAATTAGACATGGGTAAAAGCTGTGTTCGTTTTAAAAAAATGGATGATATTCCTTATGAGTTAATTGCCGAGTTGTGTACAAAAATTACGGTTGAGGATTGGATAAACACTTATGAAACTAACGTTAAAAAGAAGTAA
- a CDS encoding response regulator transcription factor, protein MKKTILVFSALIIAVILLFQISKYSILFGGIKTELVITCIALIGFFVGAYFNRKINRPQETTSEINHQKIKELEITSREYEVLELIAKGFSNKEIASTLFLSESTIKTHVSNLLTKLDAKRRTQAVQIAQELDIL, encoded by the coding sequence ATGAAGAAAACAATTCTTGTTTTTAGTGCTTTAATCATTGCTGTAATACTACTATTTCAAATCAGCAAATACTCCATACTTTTTGGCGGTATAAAAACTGAACTTGTAATTACCTGCATTGCATTAATTGGTTTTTTCGTTGGAGCCTATTTTAATCGAAAAATTAACAGGCCACAGGAAACAACTTCAGAAATAAATCATCAAAAAATAAAAGAACTAGAAATTACTTCAAGAGAATATGAAGTTTTAGAACTTATTGCAAAAGGATTTTCGAATAAAGAAATTGCATCAACACTATTTTTATCGGAAAGTACTATTAAAACTCATGTATCAAATCTACTTACTAAATTAGATGCTAAACGAAGAACCCAAGCAGTTCAAATAGCCCAGGAACTCGATATTTTATAG
- a CDS encoding DUF4199 domain-containing protein: MKNTIVKYGTYGIITGFLVFTLHLIIGIDNFDYSTNEILGYLSIFLSLSFIYFAIKHYRDNVNNGVVSIGKGIVIGVLISLLVGTGIGIADFIYTKFINPDFFSNYEEMLRNQGREDEIIEMSSSFAALFMLVLVTIIGFIISLVSSLFLQRK; the protein is encoded by the coding sequence ATGAAAAATACAATAGTAAAATACGGTACTTACGGAATCATAACAGGTTTTCTAGTTTTTACGTTGCACCTTATTATTGGAATTGATAATTTCGATTATAGCACAAATGAAATTCTCGGATATCTATCAATTTTCTTATCCTTATCCTTTATCTATTTTGCCATTAAACATTACAGAGATAACGTAAATAATGGTGTTGTATCAATAGGGAAAGGAATTGTTATTGGTGTTCTAATATCGTTACTTGTAGGAACAGGAATTGGAATTGCTGACTTTATTTATACCAAGTTTATAAATCCAGATTTCTTTTCAAATTATGAGGAAATGCTAAGAAATCAAGGAAGAGAAGATGAAATCATTGAAATGTCAAGCTCTTTTGCTGCACTATTTATGCTTGTTCTTGTAACCATAATCGGATTTATTATATCTTTAGTATCATCATTATTCTTACAACGCAAATAA